The following are encoded in a window of Candidatus Microthrix parvicella Bio17-1 genomic DNA:
- a CDS encoding aldehyde dehydrogenase family protein, translated as MNPGNHTATEPLCELTEGMPIVVGGDRIVRVTAELASSFTDGDRLLTVPSTGALLHVPASVGRVTEAAVGRAAAAFADMGAVSDQAVTAFFETFADRLADDAIFAPIAMANAADIAAAQAKSRSTTRLVLSDTMRSDMIDGLRTWAAAPSGRDQVVDRVEHEGWLVELQRAGLGVVGFVFEGRPNVFADACGVIRSGNTVVFRIGSDALGTAEAIVEHALNPAIEAAGLPDGAASLVAASERSAGHALFSDQRLALAVARGSGAAVAQLGAVAQGAGVPVSLHGTGGAWIIAGDSADADRLEAAVTASLDRKVCNTLNTAIVLRSRADELVPRVLAGLAAAAASLHTNPKLWMHESATGLVPDSWMAEAAIARAEGNVTEPGAEPLDETGLGREWEWEGSPEIGLAVADDLAQAMSWFNEWSPHFVVSIVADATDEAEAAYQGLDAPFIGNGFTRWVDGQYAFDRPELGLSNWEQGRLFGRGGVLSGDSVFTLRARVHQSDPSVHR; from the coding sequence ATGAACCCGGGCAACCACACTGCAACCGAGCCACTTTGCGAACTCACCGAGGGCATGCCCATCGTGGTGGGAGGCGACCGCATCGTGCGGGTCACCGCCGAGCTCGCCAGCTCGTTCACCGACGGCGACCGACTGTTGACGGTGCCCAGCACCGGCGCGCTGTTGCATGTACCCGCCTCGGTTGGGCGGGTCACCGAAGCGGCGGTCGGACGGGCCGCTGCGGCGTTCGCCGACATGGGTGCGGTGTCCGATCAGGCGGTCACTGCGTTCTTCGAAACGTTCGCCGACCGTCTGGCCGACGACGCCATCTTCGCCCCGATTGCCATGGCCAACGCGGCCGATATTGCGGCCGCCCAGGCCAAGAGCCGCTCCACCACCCGCCTGGTGCTGAGCGACACGATGCGCTCCGACATGATCGACGGGCTCCGCACCTGGGCAGCGGCCCCGTCGGGACGCGACCAGGTGGTCGACCGCGTCGAGCACGAGGGCTGGCTGGTGGAGTTGCAGCGGGCCGGGCTGGGCGTCGTGGGTTTTGTATTTGAGGGACGTCCCAATGTTTTCGCAGACGCCTGCGGGGTGATCCGCTCGGGTAACACCGTGGTGTTCCGGATTGGGTCCGATGCGCTGGGAACCGCTGAAGCCATCGTTGAACATGCCCTCAACCCCGCCATCGAGGCCGCCGGGCTACCGGACGGTGCGGCGTCGCTGGTTGCCGCTTCCGAGCGGTCCGCCGGACACGCGCTCTTCTCTGATCAGCGCCTTGCGCTCGCAGTGGCCCGTGGCTCGGGTGCGGCGGTCGCCCAGTTGGGTGCCGTGGCCCAAGGCGCCGGGGTGCCCGTCAGCTTGCACGGCACCGGTGGCGCCTGGATCATCGCCGGCGACTCGGCGGACGCCGACCGTCTTGAAGCGGCAGTGACCGCCTCGCTCGACCGCAAGGTGTGCAACACGCTGAACACGGCCATCGTCCTGCGCAGTCGGGCCGACGAACTGGTGCCCCGCGTGCTCGCCGGCCTCGCTGCGGCGGCTGCAAGTCTCCACACCAACCCGAAGCTCTGGATGCACGAGTCGGCAACCGGTTTGGTGCCCGACTCGTGGATGGCCGAAGCCGCCATCGCCAGAGCCGAGGGCAACGTGACGGAGCCGGGTGCCGAACCATTGGACGAGACGGGTCTGGGCCGGGAATGGGAATGGGAGGGTTCACCTGAGATCGGCCTGGCGGTGGCCGATGACCTGGCTCAGGCCATGAGCTGGTTCAACGAATGGTCGCCCCACTTCGTCGTTTCGATCGTCGCCGACGCGACCGACGAGGCCGAGGCCGCCTACCAGGGCTTGGACGCACCGTTCATCGGCAACGGCTTCACCCGCTGGGTCGATGGCCAATACGCATTCGATCGGCCAGAGTTGGGACTCTCCAACTGGGAACAGGGTCGGCTGTTCGGCCGGGGCGGGGTGCTTTCGGGCGACTCGGTGTTCACCCTGCGGGCTCGGGTGCACCAAAGCGACCCGTCGGTGCACCGCTGA
- a CDS encoding metal-sensitive transcriptional regulator — translation MSDDADVAPGYAETKAAHLRRLRRVEGQVRGLQRMIEDDKYCIDVLTQISAANRALQSVALNLLDEHLHHCVAHAVTTGGDEATVKLNEASAAVARLVRS, via the coding sequence ATGAGCGATGATGCGGACGTTGCGCCTGGGTATGCAGAGACCAAGGCCGCGCACCTGCGGCGGCTGCGGCGCGTCGAAGGCCAGGTGCGCGGCCTGCAACGGATGATCGAGGACGACAAGTACTGCATCGACGTGCTGACGCAGATCTCAGCCGCCAATCGGGCGTTGCAGTCCGTCGCATTGAACCTGCTGGACGAGCACCTCCACCATTGCGTCGCCCATGCCGTGACCACCGGGGGCGACGAGGCCACCGTCAAGCTCAACGAGGCCTCGGCAGCCGTTGCGCGCCTCGTCCGCAGTTGA
- a CDS encoding heavy metal translocating P-type ATPase, protein MTTHTLSTKPGDAASPDLCSLDPTELSVSGMSCASCAAKVERALNEQVGVTATVNYATASAYINRDSTTLTVDDLIGVVEGLGYGAEPAPTDNDDLEEAAEADDAAAKAQVHDLKIRFWVSAALALPVMVISMVPAWQFRGWQWVALALTTPVVVWGALPFHRATLTNLRHGTTTMDTLVSLGVLAAYGWSLWALFFGGAGELGMKMDMSWLPATTGSGGMGDMPGMDHTSGAAPHELYLEVAAVVPTFLLGGRWAEARAKRRAGSALRSLLRLGAQEARVVAADGTEVTVPASAVNVGQLLVVRPGERVPTDGEVTGGTSTIDASLLTGESVPVEVVPGDAITGATVNLSGRLEMRATRVGSDTQLARMGRLVRDAQAGKADAQRLADRVSAVFVPIVLLIAAATLTAWLALGQPVDAAIAAAVAVLVIACPCALGLATPTALLVGTGRGSQLGLLISGPQVLEATRDIDVMVLDKTGTITEGIMSLVDVVPGPGTERAELLRLVGSAESGSEHPIAAAITDAARYELGDLPPVESLTNHPGLGVRATVISSGEHTLVLVGRPGLLADEGLVWPEGLRSRADELGSDGVTVVAAGWDGTVRGLLTVADTVRPDSERAIAALVEHNITPWMVTGDAEPVARAVAEQVGIDPDHVVAGVMPEDKVAIVARLQGEGHRVAMAGDGVNDAAALATADLGIAMGSGADVAMEASDLTIVSGALMGTVDAIRLSRSTLGTIKVNLFWAFGYNVAAIPLAAVGLLTPLIGGLAMAASSVLVVLNSLRLRRFQPTR, encoded by the coding sequence ATGACGACTCACACCCTTTCCACCAAACCCGGCGACGCCGCATCGCCGGACCTCTGCTCCCTCGACCCCACCGAGCTGTCGGTCAGCGGCATGTCGTGTGCCAGTTGCGCCGCCAAGGTCGAACGAGCGCTGAACGAGCAGGTCGGTGTCACCGCCACGGTGAACTACGCCACCGCATCGGCCTACATCAACCGTGACTCGACCACCCTCACCGTCGACGACCTCATCGGGGTGGTTGAGGGTCTGGGCTACGGCGCCGAACCCGCACCAACGGACAACGACGACCTGGAGGAGGCGGCCGAGGCTGATGACGCCGCCGCCAAGGCACAGGTGCACGACCTGAAGATTCGCTTTTGGGTCTCGGCCGCGCTGGCCCTGCCGGTCATGGTGATCTCGATGGTGCCGGCCTGGCAGTTCCGAGGCTGGCAATGGGTTGCGCTCGCATTGACCACCCCCGTGGTGGTGTGGGGAGCACTTCCGTTTCACCGGGCGACGTTGACCAACCTGCGGCACGGGACGACCACCATGGACACGCTGGTCTCGCTGGGCGTCTTGGCCGCCTACGGGTGGTCGCTCTGGGCGCTGTTCTTCGGCGGCGCCGGTGAGCTGGGCATGAAGATGGATATGAGCTGGCTGCCCGCCACCACCGGTTCGGGGGGCATGGGGGACATGCCCGGCATGGACCACACAAGCGGCGCCGCCCCTCACGAGCTGTACCTCGAGGTTGCCGCTGTCGTCCCCACGTTCCTGCTGGGCGGACGATGGGCAGAAGCCAGGGCCAAGCGCCGTGCAGGTTCGGCGCTTCGCTCGCTGCTGCGGCTCGGGGCACAGGAGGCACGGGTGGTCGCCGCAGACGGCACCGAGGTCACCGTGCCCGCCTCCGCGGTGAACGTAGGACAACTCCTCGTCGTGCGCCCCGGGGAGCGCGTCCCCACCGACGGGGAGGTCACCGGTGGCACCAGCACCATCGATGCCAGCCTGCTCACCGGCGAGTCAGTGCCGGTGGAGGTGGTCCCCGGCGATGCGATCACCGGCGCCACGGTCAACCTGTCGGGTCGCCTCGAGATGCGTGCCACCAGGGTGGGGTCCGACACACAGCTGGCGCGCATGGGTCGTTTGGTCCGTGACGCCCAGGCCGGCAAGGCCGACGCACAACGCCTGGCCGACCGGGTATCGGCCGTATTCGTTCCCATCGTGCTCCTGATCGCCGCCGCTACCCTGACGGCCTGGCTGGCCCTCGGGCAGCCGGTCGATGCCGCCATCGCGGCCGCCGTTGCCGTGTTGGTGATCGCGTGTCCGTGCGCACTCGGCCTGGCGACGCCCACCGCCCTTCTGGTTGGTACCGGCCGTGGCTCACAGCTGGGCCTGCTGATCAGCGGACCGCAGGTGTTGGAGGCCACCCGGGATATCGATGTGATGGTTTTGGACAAGACCGGCACGATCACCGAGGGAATCATGTCCCTCGTCGATGTGGTGCCCGGCCCCGGGACCGAGCGGGCCGAACTGCTCCGCCTGGTCGGCTCCGCCGAGTCGGGCAGCGAGCACCCCATCGCAGCTGCAATCACTGACGCTGCACGCTACGAGTTGGGCGATCTGCCCCCCGTCGAGTCATTAACCAACCATCCGGGGCTGGGGGTTCGAGCCACCGTGATCTCTTCCGGCGAGCACACCCTGGTTCTGGTCGGCCGTCCCGGTCTGCTCGCTGATGAAGGTCTGGTGTGGCCCGAGGGTCTGAGGTCTCGCGCGGACGAGTTGGGGTCGGACGGGGTCACGGTGGTCGCCGCCGGTTGGGACGGCACGGTGCGCGGGTTGCTCACGGTGGCCGACACGGTGCGGCCCGACAGCGAGCGGGCGATCGCCGCGCTCGTCGAGCACAACATCACCCCGTGGATGGTCACCGGCGATGCCGAGCCGGTGGCTCGGGCGGTTGCCGAGCAGGTGGGCATCGACCCCGATCACGTCGTGGCCGGGGTCATGCCCGAGGACAAGGTCGCCATCGTCGCTCGGCTTCAGGGCGAGGGGCACCGTGTGGCCATGGCGGGAGATGGGGTCAACGATGCCGCCGCGTTGGCCACTGCCGATTTGGGCATCGCCATGGGTTCGGGTGCCGACGTGGCGATGGAGGCGTCCGACCTCACCATCGTGTCGGGTGCGCTGATGGGCACCGTCGATGCCATCCGGCTGTCGCGCTCCACGCTGGGCACCATCAAGGTCAACCTGTTCTGGGCCTTCGGCTACAACGTGGCTGCGATCCCGCTGGCCGCGGTCGGCCTCCTCACCCCGCTGATCGGCGGGTTGGCCATGGCGGCGTCATCGGTGCTGGTGGTGCTGAACAGCCTGCGGCTGCGCCGGTTCCAACCCACCCGGTAG
- a CDS encoding cytochrome P450, protein MTKRVQPDFVDVLDLDQYVRGDHHAMFRRMREEAPVSWHEDPNSRAPGFWNVVRHGDLTHVNRDTTLFSSQMEGSLMHDQPQPSGFDSRGSLLIDTDPPLHTRYRRLINKGFTPRMVGLLEQYLQHRAEIIVDNVIEKGECDFVTELAMELPLQAIAEIMGVPQGDRRLLFDWTNTMIGAQDPEYTADGEVSDMPEATAAATELYIYSEQLREQRRNDPKDDIVTKLLNAEIEGDKLSDDEFGMFMLLLSVAGNETTRNATSHGMHGLSSTPGQWDLLKSNLPELIPNALDEMVRWGSPVLHFRRQSSAPTELGGVEIDADEKIVMWHVSANRDETVFEDPDTFNIERHNAHDQIGFGGGGAHYCLGANLAKAELRIIFTEIATRMPDIKVVGEPERLRSNFIQGIKHMPVTFTPGKRKHPVEQLAQT, encoded by the coding sequence GTGACCAAGCGAGTGCAGCCCGATTTCGTCGACGTGCTGGACCTGGACCAATACGTCCGAGGCGACCACCATGCCATGTTCCGACGAATGCGGGAGGAGGCCCCGGTCTCCTGGCATGAGGACCCCAACTCGCGCGCACCCGGGTTCTGGAATGTGGTTCGGCACGGTGATCTGACGCATGTGAACCGCGACACCACCTTGTTCTCCTCACAGATGGAGGGCTCGCTGATGCACGATCAGCCACAACCGTCGGGGTTCGACAGCCGCGGCAGCCTGCTGATCGACACCGACCCTCCGCTGCACACCCGGTACCGCCGACTGATCAACAAGGGCTTCACCCCCCGCATGGTCGGCCTGTTGGAGCAGTACCTGCAGCACCGTGCCGAGATCATCGTCGACAACGTGATCGAGAAGGGGGAATGCGACTTTGTGACCGAACTGGCCATGGAGCTGCCGCTGCAGGCGATCGCCGAGATCATGGGCGTACCCCAAGGCGACCGACGCCTGCTCTTCGACTGGACCAACACGATGATCGGGGCCCAGGACCCGGAATACACCGCCGACGGCGAGGTCTCCGACATGCCGGAGGCCACCGCAGCGGCCACCGAGCTGTACATCTACTCCGAGCAGTTGCGAGAGCAGCGTCGCAACGACCCCAAGGACGACATCGTCACCAAGCTGCTGAACGCCGAGATCGAGGGCGACAAGCTCTCGGACGACGAGTTCGGCATGTTCATGTTGCTGCTGTCCGTCGCCGGCAACGAGACCACCCGCAACGCAACCAGCCACGGCATGCACGGGCTGTCGAGCACGCCCGGGCAATGGGACCTGCTGAAAAGCAACCTGCCGGAGTTGATCCCCAACGCGCTGGACGAGATGGTTCGCTGGGGCTCACCTGTGCTGCACTTTCGTCGTCAGAGCTCAGCACCCACCGAGCTTGGCGGGGTCGAGATCGACGCTGACGAAAAGATCGTCATGTGGCACGTGTCGGCCAACCGGGATGAGACGGTGTTCGAGGATCCTGACACCTTCAACATCGAGCGCCATAACGCCCACGACCAGATCGGCTTCGGCGGTGGCGGCGCCCACTATTGCCTGGGCGCCAACCTGGCCAAGGCCGAGCTGCGGATCATCTTCACCGAAATCGCCACCCGTATGCCTGATATCAAGGTGGTCGGTGAGCCCGAGCGTCTACGCAGCAACTTCATTCAGGGCATCAAGCACATGCCGGTGACCTTCACCCCGGGCAAGCGCAAGCACCCGGTGGAGCAACTGGCTCAGACCTAG
- a CDS encoding epoxide hydrolase family protein has protein sequence MEVRAIGHSTHPLQFVAPLPDATRSDRRATRGGTMTATNNDWIAPLQAVHTAPGPVPNGFEATSINVPDEVLDDLRLRLGHTRWPDELPDAGWAYGTNRSVLQSLCRAWRDTYDWRATEARLNAWPQYRTEVNGTPIHVIVARSPEPDAMPLLLTHGWPGSITEFLDVIEPLRNPAAHGGDVADAFHVVVPSLPGFGFSGPTPEPGWDVKRVAEAWAELMAGLGFDRYIAQGGDWGSFVSTWLGLVDPEHVAGVHLNMAVGFPGDGEITDAEAVDLTAMGDFLANGCAYQEIQGKNPQTLAYGLNDSPAGLAGWILEKFWAWTDHDGDLFDAVGQQAILDNLTTYWVTGTIGSSTRIYYETMKTGRFATHDAKVEVPTAVAQFPAEITKPPRSWVEAGYNLQRYTRYDRGGHFAALEEPDLLIDDIRAFAQTVR, from the coding sequence ATGGAGGTGCGCGCCATCGGTCACAGCACCCACCCGCTCCAGTTCGTCGCCCCACTGCCGGACGCGACAAGATCGGACCGCAGGGCAACGCGAGGGGGGACCATGACGGCAACCAACAACGACTGGATTGCGCCGCTTCAGGCGGTACACACGGCACCGGGTCCGGTCCCCAACGGATTCGAGGCCACCTCAATCAACGTCCCGGACGAGGTCTTGGATGACCTGCGCCTCCGTCTCGGCCACACCCGCTGGCCCGACGAGCTGCCCGACGCCGGCTGGGCATACGGCACCAACCGCTCCGTCCTTCAGAGTTTGTGCCGTGCCTGGCGTGATACCTACGACTGGCGGGCCACCGAGGCGCGGCTCAACGCCTGGCCGCAGTACCGCACCGAGGTCAACGGCACGCCCATCCACGTCATCGTCGCCCGCTCGCCCGAACCTGACGCCATGCCGTTGCTCCTCACCCACGGGTGGCCCGGCTCGATCACCGAGTTCCTCGACGTCATCGAGCCGCTGCGCAACCCCGCCGCCCACGGAGGCGACGTCGCTGATGCCTTCCATGTCGTGGTGCCCTCCCTGCCCGGGTTCGGCTTCTCGGGTCCCACCCCCGAACCAGGATGGGATGTGAAGCGGGTGGCCGAAGCCTGGGCAGAGCTGATGGCAGGCCTTGGTTTCGATCGGTATATCGCCCAGGGAGGCGATTGGGGCAGCTTCGTCTCGACCTGGCTGGGCCTGGTCGACCCCGAACACGTGGCCGGCGTTCACCTCAATATGGCGGTCGGCTTTCCTGGCGACGGCGAGATCACCGACGCTGAGGCTGTCGATCTGACCGCCATGGGCGACTTCCTGGCCAATGGTTGCGCCTACCAGGAGATCCAAGGCAAGAACCCGCAGACCCTGGCCTACGGCCTGAACGACTCCCCCGCCGGTCTGGCCGGATGGATCCTCGAGAAGTTCTGGGCTTGGACCGACCATGACGGCGACCTGTTCGACGCCGTTGGACAACAGGCGATCCTCGACAACCTCACCACCTACTGGGTCACGGGCACCATCGGCAGTTCAACCCGGATCTACTACGAGACGATGAAAACCGGCCGCTTCGCCACCCACGACGCCAAGGTCGAGGTGCCAACCGCCGTCGCCCAGTTTCCGGCCGAGATCACCAAGCCGCCCCGTTCGTGGGTGGAGGCCGGCTACAACCTCCAGCGCTATACCCGCTACGACCGGGGCGGGCACTTTGCCGCCCTCGAAGAACCCGACCTGCTGATCGACGATATCCGGGCCTTCGCCCAAACCGTTCGCTGA
- a CDS encoding cyclic nucleotide-binding domain-containing protein: MDAYLERLGALSMFAECSTKELRDVARIVDELNVEEGRVLMSQGDAGQEAFVIEEGTADVVRNGELLATVGPGQYVGELALIDAGPRSATVTATSPMRLLVIGTREFSTLLDEVPGLARRVLVSTTRRLRAANEGAHQPIH, translated from the coding sequence ATGGACGCCTACTTGGAACGCCTTGGAGCGTTGTCCATGTTTGCCGAGTGCAGCACCAAGGAACTGCGCGACGTGGCCCGAATCGTCGACGAACTCAACGTCGAGGAGGGGCGGGTGCTCATGTCACAGGGGGACGCGGGCCAGGAGGCGTTCGTGATCGAGGAGGGCACCGCCGACGTGGTGCGCAACGGTGAACTGCTGGCCACCGTCGGCCCCGGCCAGTACGTGGGCGAACTGGCGTTGATCGATGCCGGCCCTCGCTCGGCCACCGTGACGGCCACCAGCCCGATGCGACTGCTGGTGATCGGCACACGCGAATTCTCCACGCTGTTGGATGAGGTGCCCGGCCTGGCCCGGCGCGTGCTGGTCAGCACCACCCGAAGGTTGCGGGCTGCGAACGAGGGCGCTCACCAACCCATTCACTGA
- a CDS encoding (Fe-S)-binding protein, whose amino-acid sequence MATSTETPSETDTGAKRRFRPYQIALVIGGGFAAITAASYVAEQLWAEHWAETYAEEQPISRLMFNNIPGWLRLSFYVLVVGAILYGAFNFSNRVRNWERGGPDDRRTKPKNVKKRLENMRSGLYMQTLLRDPAAGVMHSFIYFSFLVLLAITTIGEINLQLPVALKFLHGDVYRAYAFIADLAGVFFVVGLIWAVVRRYVQKPYRIRIKTKADHAIGLGVLLAIGVTGFIAEGFRIALEGMPEGDNLAFIGYPLAHALKGMGGLEWWHRTWWIVHILSFIAFLVVLPTTMLRHMFTSPINMYLKDRDRPKGAMKAMPNLMETELETFGASVVEDFTWKQLLDTDACTMCGRCTSVCPASGTGKPLDPREIVLKTGEVMAATGDPQVSPPIALDGEITIGANSLFERITPEEVWACTSCKACDEICPVNIEILDKILDMRRYLTLMESNFPTELGSAYQGMENQGNPWAMPQSDRAKWADKVDGIKILEGGDPLEAEYLYWVGCAGSFDDKNQKVTQAVAKLLQRAEVSFAILGPSEQCTGDPARRSGNEYIFQMLAMQNIETLDSMGVKKIIAQCPHCFNTISNEYPQLGGHYEVIHHTELLERLIDEGSIDMSGTNFAERIVYHDSCYLGRHNDIYMAPRNIIASIGGVEVVEAPRNGTDGMCCGAGGARMWMEEHTGKQINVERSQELLATGATRIATACPFCYVMIDDGVKGEGVDEDAVKVGDIALHLLEALEEAETPVGLPLSAVTNPV is encoded by the coding sequence ATGGCGACCTCCACCGAGACTCCCAGCGAGACCGACACCGGCGCCAAGCGCCGGTTCCGTCCCTACCAAATCGCGCTCGTCATCGGCGGTGGCTTTGCGGCCATCACCGCTGCGTCCTATGTGGCCGAGCAGTTGTGGGCCGAGCACTGGGCCGAAACGTATGCCGAGGAGCAGCCGATCTCCCGGCTGATGTTCAACAACATCCCGGGCTGGCTGCGCCTGTCGTTCTACGTGCTGGTGGTCGGCGCCATCCTGTATGGCGCCTTCAACTTCTCCAATCGGGTGCGCAACTGGGAACGCGGTGGGCCCGACGATCGTCGCACCAAGCCCAAGAACGTCAAGAAGCGCTTGGAGAACATGCGCTCGGGCCTGTACATGCAGACCCTGCTGCGCGACCCGGCCGCCGGCGTCATGCACAGCTTCATCTACTTCTCGTTCTTGGTGCTGCTCGCCATCACCACCATCGGCGAGATCAACCTGCAGCTGCCGGTGGCCCTCAAGTTTCTGCACGGCGACGTGTACCGGGCCTATGCCTTCATCGCCGATCTCGCCGGCGTGTTCTTCGTGGTTGGTCTGATCTGGGCCGTCGTCAGGCGCTACGTGCAGAAGCCCTACCGCATCCGCATCAAGACCAAGGCCGACCACGCCATCGGGCTCGGCGTGCTGCTGGCCATCGGGGTCACCGGGTTCATCGCCGAGGGTTTCCGCATCGCTCTTGAGGGCATGCCCGAGGGCGACAACCTGGCCTTCATCGGCTACCCCCTGGCTCACGCTCTGAAGGGCATGGGTGGGCTCGAGTGGTGGCACCGCACCTGGTGGATCGTGCACATCCTCTCGTTCATCGCCTTCCTGGTGGTGCTGCCAACCACCATGCTGCGCCACATGTTCACCTCGCCGATCAACATGTATCTGAAGGATCGGGACCGCCCCAAGGGCGCCATGAAGGCCATGCCCAACCTGATGGAGACCGAACTGGAGACGTTCGGCGCCTCGGTGGTGGAGGACTTCACCTGGAAGCAGTTGCTCGACACCGACGCCTGCACCATGTGCGGCCGCTGCACCTCGGTGTGTCCCGCCTCGGGCACCGGTAAGCCGCTGGACCCACGCGAGATCGTGCTGAAAACCGGTGAGGTCATGGCCGCCACCGGCGACCCACAGGTCAGCCCACCCATCGCGCTCGACGGCGAGATCACCATCGGCGCCAACAGCCTGTTCGAGCGCATCACGCCCGAGGAGGTGTGGGCCTGCACGTCGTGCAAGGCGTGCGACGAGATCTGCCCGGTCAACATCGAGATCCTCGACAAGATCCTCGACATGCGCCGCTACCTCACGCTGATGGAGTCCAACTTTCCCACCGAACTCGGCTCCGCCTACCAGGGCATGGAAAACCAGGGCAATCCTTGGGCGATGCCCCAGAGCGACCGGGCCAAGTGGGCCGACAAGGTCGACGGCATCAAGATCCTCGAAGGCGGCGATCCGCTCGAGGCTGAATACCTGTACTGGGTCGGCTGCGCCGGCAGTTTCGACGACAAGAACCAGAAGGTCACCCAGGCGGTGGCCAAGCTGTTGCAGCGTGCCGAGGTCAGCTTCGCCATTCTGGGCCCGTCCGAGCAGTGCACCGGCGACCCGGCCCGCCGTTCCGGCAACGAGTACATCTTCCAGATGCTGGCGATGCAGAACATCGAGACGCTCGACTCGATGGGCGTGAAGAAGATCATTGCCCAGTGCCCCCATTGCTTCAACACCATCTCCAACGAGTACCCGCAGTTGGGTGGCCACTACGAGGTGATCCATCACACCGAGCTGCTCGAGCGCCTCATCGACGAGGGCTCGATCGACATGTCGGGCACCAACTTCGCCGAGCGGATCGTCTACCACGACAGCTGCTACCTGGGCCGCCACAACGACATCTACATGGCACCACGCAACATCATCGCCTCCATCGGCGGCGTCGAGGTGGTGGAGGCGCCCCGCAACGGCACCGACGGCATGTGCTGTGGCGCCGGTGGCGCCCGCATGTGGATGGAGGAGCACACCGGCAAGCAGATCAACGTGGAACGCAGCCAGGAACTACTGGCCACCGGCGCCACCCGCATCGCCACCGCCTGCCCGTTCTGCTACGTCATGATCGACGACGGCGTCAAGGGCGAGGGCGTCGATGAGGACGCCGTCAAGGTGGGCGACATCGCGCTGCACCTGCTCGAGGCCCTCGAAGAGGCCGAGACCCCGGTAGGCCTGCCCCTCAGCGCGGTGACCAACC